A region of the Deltaproteobacteria bacterium genome:
CACACAGACGATCCAGTGTGCGGCCTTGGGGTTGGTTTTAGGCATTCTATTTTCAGGTGTATCTTTTGCAGGTAATTCAAATCCATCAGCAGCATCTTCATTTAACTTATTCAATATGCAAAACGGCAACAACTGGACATCTCAATGGAACAATCAAACAGGTTATTCTCAAGGCGTTCTTACATGGGGTAATGGTTACAAAGGCAGATCAAATCTGCCTGCCTCGGTGCCTCATCTCTTTGAACCCATGTATGTAGATTCAGGCGTTTGTGTAAAACCTATTACACCAACACTGTCTCCTGTATTCGTAGAAGACCAAAAACTATCAATCTTAAGCTTTACTGCAACCCAGCCCATAATCTCAGAAGGCAATGGTTATACAAACACAACAATGTTTGACATGTCATTTGCCATTATGCATACAGATGCACTTGAAGGACAGAGGCACAGCAACAGTGATGCAGAGAGCAAGGTCTTTTATATTGTAGAGCAGGTTATTATTAAGGATTCATCAAACAACACTGTAGCTGCACTTTATAACACAACATATATAAACCCGAGCAATTGCATCAAACAAGGAGATGGTAATGAAGATGCTGGGCAGATTTCCGGGAATAATGAGCAAGAAGTGGAAGGCAAGGAATGCGAATGGATTGGTACACAGGCAGGCATACCATTTACCACTGTAGGATATAAAGACGGTGTATATTCTTATCAACTTACAGCCGCATTGTATCGTGAAAGTATATATAATGAGCAAGAGAGTGATAATGATGAACAGCACCATACCAAGCTTATTACAACAGCCCAAACCGGCGCCGGCACATTTATAATAGATTCAACCCCGCCGACTATTACCATAACAGCACCACCAGCAAATACAGTTTTGAACGATTCATACCCACAGATCACTGTAAACTACCATGATAATCTAAGCTGCATAGATACGAATACATTCAAGGCATTACTTGATTACACAGATGTAACGACATTGTTTGTAACAACCGACACTTCTGCAAGCTTTAAGCCGCCTTATGCACTTTCAGACGGCGTTCATAATGTTGGGATAACAATTAAGGACATGGCAGGCAATACAGATACAGCTAAAGAAGATTTTTCAATTTTTACAGGACAAAACAGCGGTGCATACCAGGGAGTAATAGGCTTTCTACAGTCCCTTGCCCCGGTATTCGGCTATCCCGTGGATTTGCATGATTTAAGACTTGCGGACTACAGAGCAAACTTCTCTGGTACAACTTATGTTTACAGTATGTATGAATTTGACCAATATATAAATGGGGTACAAGTAATAGGCGGGCAACTCAAGATAGGAGTGAATATCTACTATTTACCAACAGCGGTATTAGGGAACTATTACACAACTGTAACAAATGTAAATACCACGCCGAGTATAAGTGCAGATACAGCAAAGGGTATAGTACTCGAAGATCAAGGGATCACAGATACAACCGCTATAGATAACATTCCACCTCAACTCAAAATTCTCCCAACAAGCATAAGTGGGAGACTTGTGTGGCAAGTAATAGTTCAAGCATCCAATACTCAACGTTTAATAAATTATACCTATCTTATAGATGCCAGTACTGGGACAATTGTAAGTAAGTGGAATAACATTGCATATTATTATACTGCCTTAGGTAATGTTTTTCTTTCCCCGCCGACTATATTAAATTTTGTTTTTTGGCCTGTAACACTAACCAGCTTACTTACTAATAACGGTTGTTTAAATGGTGTTTATGCATTTGTTGCAGATCAAAATCTTTTCCCACCAAATAACTCTATGCCACATTGCATACCACAAGGGGTGTATAACAATGGTAGTTATAATGATTTTCCAGATACAATATATAACTTACCATATCATACTTCAAACAGTACAAATGATATTATGACAGATATGGTAACAGCATATTACAATGTAAACAAATTAGCTGAAAGGCTTTATCATGCTACAAGCTTTCAAATGCATCTTCCGACTATGTCAAATACACTTACCCCATCAACTCAACTATCTATATGGACAAATATGGGAGATACATTAATAGTAGGTAATACGCCAGCATGTCATTATGGTAAGTTGCTTATTCCATCTCCAAATTATAATGCAGCTACGTACCCTATATGGGGATCTAATAATCATATACAACAACTAACTATAGAGATAGGGATGGGTTGTGATTGGTTGCCTTCAACTTTCATAACAAGTATTTTACCTTTAAAAACAGAGACTATTTACTTATTTAATGATTTTACAAGAGATCCCTCCATAATATTTCATGAATACGGACATGCTATTCTATATGATAAAGGTGTTCATTATAGTGTAGCCCCAATATACGGGGCTTATCATGAAGGCTTTGCAGATACTAATGCATTCTTTATGACAGGGGATCCTCATATCCCCACGTGGTTGGTATCTGAACAAGCATTACAAAGAAATGCTGATAACAATACCTTTGAACCAGCATGGTTCGCAAGTTCAATTTCTGGATCTTTTTATACTTCTAATACTGCTTTTACCACTCTATCACTACCAGTTACATCTGATTCTCATTTTATGGGAGAGGTTTATTCAGGAGCTATGTGGGATTTAAGAAACAGAATGATGAATACCTATGACTTATCCTCCGATCAAGTATGGTGGCTGGATGTAAATGCTGCTGATTTTATTGTTGAGAATCCAAACTCTAATTTAGACTTTTCATTTATTATACAGCCATTACTTACAGCTAATGAATATGAATGGTATTGGGCTAAAGTACTTTATCAATCGGGACTAATAAGCTGCCCCATTGACCCATGGCACGAGATAGAGGGTGCGTTTGCAAGGCATGGGGTATTACAATCGACCAATGTAGCTATTGCAATACCAGAAATTGGAGAAGGCAAAAGCGTAGATCCAACTCAATCACCTATAAACTTTACCATTTACAGTGGTGCAAATACAAATGCACAATTATTCTTTTACAATTCTGATGGTTCTTATTGTAGCAGCTCCGGGACTATTTCAACAGATCCATCCTTGTACCAGTCTTCTACAGCCTATCCTGGCTGCAGCACCATTGTGCCTGGCTACAACCAGGGGTGTGCGGTGTATAATGCAGCAAGTGAGATAAGTAACTGTCAAAACGGAAAGGTAACCTTTGCTGCACAAACATGCAATGGAAGTAATTGTATAAGTTCTGCATCAGATGGTCCACCACAATATATTGATAAGAGTAGTGGAGGATGTGCAGTAGTTCCTGCAAATGTAGATGTTCTTTTTTCTGCTATAATGTTTAATCTACTTTGTCTATTTATCCCTTTGATATTCATTGGATATTTGAAGAAAAAAAGAAGCAAGGGTGCATTATGAGAATAAATAGATTGATATTGATTTTTATTACGATAATAATTCTGAGCACATGTACGAAGAGAACAAGCCCTTCTTCATGGCAGGTTATTGGAAATATGCCGGAAGGCAGGGCGGATTTTTCAGCTGTTGTTTCTTATAGCTTTCCTACTGAAACTGATATAGCTTGCGATCCTTTCCCATGTGGTGTATTACCTCTATCGCCTATTGAAAAGGTAGATATAAATGGGACTACAGGATTTATAAGTAGTGCAGAGGTTTTACCTGCAACACTATGGAAAGATAAATACTGGATAACGAGGTACACAACATTTACTGTAAGTAATGCATTTCTTTATGCCTTCATGGCGTTAAGTTCTACTGGTACCTCAATTTCAACTTCTGTCTTCTCCTGCTATGCCCATATTAATCCTGATGGAACAATAGGTATGTGGAAGAATATAGCAAATCCTATTGTAGACAAATTCAGATATTTCTCTTCTACTATTGGTTATGGGAACTGGATTTATTCTCTGGGAGGGTTTACCGAGATTAGCTTTTCTCCATATATACAACCAATAGGTAGTGGTGTTTCAACCAGTTCTGTAAGCGATGTGATTATGACTAATGTTAACTCAGATGGCTCTATCAGAATATGGCAGACTACAACAGCTATGCTTGCACCAAGAGGGAATTTTGGGGCAGTTGCATTTAGTGGATATGTTTATGCTATTGGTGGACAGACACCAACAGGTGTAACTAACACTGTTGAGATGGCACAGGTAATGACAGATGGAACGCTCGGTTTTTGGAAATACACATCTCCACTTAATACACCACGGGAAGGTTGTGGTATTATAGAGTATAATGGATATATCTATGTAATAGGTGGTGACACAAGTAATTGGGGTATGAATACTGTAGAAATGGCTAAGATCAATCCAGATGGTTCGCTAAGTACATGGAGCTATACGAGTCCTTTGCAGATTGCAAGGACAGATTTTAATGTGGTTGTGTTGAATGAAAGGATATATGCGATAAGTGGAGGTGTAGGAACTATTGAGTATGCTGATATACATTCAGATGGAATATTAGGGAGCTGGAAGATATTACCTTCTTTTGGGTTTGTGTTTTCTTTAATGTCTTCCATTGCTTATCAGAGCCATATATACTTATTAGGAGGGGCAGTGCCTTATTATTTGAGTACTTGGGACTACCAACCATCCTATTTATATATAATTGGTGGTTATGCTCCGACAGTCACAACAAGTATTCAAATGGTAACAATAGATGGTTCAAGAATAGGTGGATGGAGTGAGGTTTCTGATTTATGGGAACCGAGGGCAGGGCTTTCCGCTGTTACAAATATGGGATTTATCTATACTACAGGTGGAGAAGGTGCTAATGGAGCATTAAACAATATGGAGGTTACATATCCTACAGATGCTACAGGTATGCTTGGAAAAGGAATAGTGGTGGATGAAACAAACGGCATGCCCACCGGGGGTGGGGCGATCAGTACAGGATGTGATATGTGTATAATAGGAGGGGCGTATAACGGTGTGTATTCGGGTAACGTTCGATGCGCCCCCCTTTTTGATCAGGTTTTTCCCGGCTATCCTTCATGTGCTGTTTTTTCGAACTTACCACAATCACATAACGGTATTCCAATGGGAGATTTTATTACAACTTCTGTGCTTAACACAGCAAGATATAAAAGCGGTGTAGTAATTTATCCACCAATCTTAAGTGGAATGAATTTCACATCCTTGGTGTATGCACTTGGCGGATACTATACAGGTACATCTATAACGAACTCTGTTGAGTATGCACAGGTGATGACAGATGGAACGCTCGGCAATTGGCAGTACACAAGCTCAATGAACCTGCCAAGGGCGGCGTTCGCAGCCGTTGCAATCAGCGGATGGGTGTATGCAGTAGGGGGATACACGGACAAAGGCATAACAAACACAGTTGAGAAAGCACCAATAAATCCGGACGGCTCACTTGGTAAATGGGTATTCATAGATCCCATGACCATACCCCGTGCAGGGCTTGCAGTAGTAGAGGACAACGGCTGGATATACGCACTTGGAGGCATATCAACACCCAATGGCATGCCGCTTGATACCATAGAAGCAGCAAGGATGTATTAACCTCCCAAACGCATGTTTTGGATTGAACGCTTTTTGGATTATAATGTCCTTTTAGAACTGGAATAACAGCCAGAATAAATATACATAATCTTGACAAATACCAATATTTCCGGATACCGTGCCTTGTCATGTATGTTCAGGAGCTAATTTTTAGTTTAAATAAATTCTGGTCTAATAACGGATGTGTTATAGATCAACCCTATGATATAGAGGTTGGTGCGGGCACATTCCATCCGTCTACCTTTTTACGGGTACTCGGTGCTAAACCATGGTCAGCTGCTTATGTCCAGCCGTCAAGAAGGCCTGCTGACGGCAGGTATGGCGAAAACCCAAACAGGCTGCAGAGATATTTTCAGTATCAGGTTGTTATGAGCCCTGCACCTTCCGGTATTCAACAAACATACCTTAAAAGTCTCAAAACGCTCGGCATAGATCCTGAAAAACATGATATCAGGTTTGTAGAGGATGATTGGGAATCTCCAACACTTGGGGCATGGGGTCTTGGCTGGGAGGTATGGCTTGACGGTATGGAGATTACACAATTTACATACTTTCAGCAGACAGGCGGCATTGACCTTATTAACACGCCTGTAGAGATCACTTATGGCACGGAGCGAATTGCAATGTATCTTCAAAATGTTGAGAATGTGTATGAGCTTAAATGGAATAAAACAGTAACATACGGAGAACTTTATAAAGAGAATGAGAGACAGGGATCCATTTATAATTTCGAGCGTGCTGATACAAAAAGGTTATCCATGCTGTTTGATGAATATGAGCATGAGGCAAAAAGGCTTTTGAATGATGGTCTATATCTTCCAGCTTATGATTATGCATTAAAATGCTCACACGTGTTTAATCTGCTGGACGCAAGACGTGCGATATCGGTTATGGAAAGGGCAAGGTATATCGCAAGGGTAAGGGCAATGGCAAAAACGGTTGCCCAGGGGTATATCTTTCAGACAAACAACGATTTAAACGATACAAATGGTTCAATAGGTTTAAAACAGTAATGTCAGAGCTATTTATAGAAATTGGTGTTGAAGAGATACCGGTCAATGAGATAAAACCCGCAATAGAGCATATTTCACGGAGTTTGTGGATGCTTTTTACAAATGATCATCTTTTTGAAAGCGAATCTAACACGATTGAAGAGGTCTGCCAAACCTACACCACCCCGAGAAGGCTTGCTGTGTGTTTTAATGGACTTGCAGATAAAGGCAAGCCTGTCTCTATAACCTGTACAGGACCAAGAAAAGAATCGGCATATGATCAGAAGGGTAAACCAACTACCGCTGCGATTGGTTTTGCACGTTCAAAGGGTATGGATGTATCCGATTTGAAGGTTGTTAAGCTTGAAAAAGGCGAGTTTGTACAACTTGAGCTTAAAAAACCGGGGATAAATACAGATGTTCTTATTAGAGAGCAGCTCAAGGATATTATTTTAAATATCCCGTTTAAAAAATCCATGAGATGGGTGAAAGACGGCATAAGTTTTATCAGACCAATAAGATGGTTTGTAGTGCTCTATAATCAAAGAGTTGTACCGGTATCCATTGGGGAAATAAAGTCATCATCATTTACATCAGGCATATTGCTTGAGAATAAAAAAATAAAGGTATTAGACTGTAAATCATATCTTAATGTTTTAAAAAGCCATAAGATTATTCCATCTTTCGACCATAGGAAATCCATTATATCAGATCAAGCTAAACTTATAGCAGAAGATGTTCATGGGAGTGCTGTACTTGATAATGAATTATTAGATACCCTGTCGAACCTTGTGGAATCTCCTGTTGCAATTCTTGGTACTTTTGACTCAAGGTTTATGAATCTGCCTAAAGAAGTAATCATAAGTGTGATGAAAGATCATCAGAAATACATACCGATCGAGAAAAACAACTCTGAACTACTGCCCTACTTTATAGGGATAAGCAACAATCCTTATGGAGACAACGATGTGATCAGGAAAGGGTACGAACGGGTGCTTCATGCAAGGCTTGAGGATGCGGAGTTCTATTATAATGAGGATATCAAACAACCGCTTGCATCGTATGTTGAACTGCTGAAAGGTATGATTTTTAATCCGGAGCTTGGCAGTCTTTATGACAAAACGCAACGTATAGTGGCTGTATCTTCATACCTATGTGATGAAATTGGATTTAAAAACAAATCCCGGGTCACATCCTCTGGGCGTGAACCCGTCCCCTTTGCTAAAGGAGGAATTTTGTTTCAACCTCTTGATGAAACCTCAATAATAATGACTCTTAAAGCGGCACAGCTTTGCAAAGCCGATCTTGCAACAAGACTTGTATCTGAATTCCCCGAATTGCAGGGCACGATTGGCAGACAATACCTTGTGCTTGAGAATAAGGGCTATGAACGCATAGCTCAGGCAATCTATGAACATCATTTGCCGAAGGGTTTTAGTCCTGAGCTCCCGGAATCCTTGATAGGTGCAGTTGTCTCTATTGCTGATAAGGTTGATACGTTGATAGGATTTTTCAGTATAGGTGAACAGCCGACAGGCACACAGGATCCTTATGGATTAAGAAGGGCAGTGATTGGCATTATAAATACCATAGTCAAATT
Encoded here:
- a CDS encoding PepSY domain-containing protein gives rise to the protein MQNGNNWTSQWNNQTGYSQGVLTWGNGYKGRSNLPASVPHLFEPMYVDSGVCVKPITPTLSPVFVEDQKLSILSFTATQPIISEGNGYTNTTMFDMSFAIMHTDALEGQRHSNSDAESKVFYIVEQVIIKDSSNNTVAALYNTTYINPSNCIKQGDGNEDAGQISGNNEQEVEGKECEWIGTQAGIPFTTVGYKDGVYSYQLTAALYRESIYNEQESDNDEQHHTKLITTAQTGAGTFIIDSTPPTITITAPPANTVLNDSYPQITVNYHDNLSCIDTNTFKALLDYTDVTTLFVTTDTSASFKPPYALSDGVHNVGITIKDMAGNTDTAKEDFSIFTGQNSGAYQGVIGFLQSLAPVFGYPVDLHDLRLADYRANFSGTTYVYSMYEFDQYINGVQVIGGQLKIGVNIYYLPTAVLGNYYTTVTNVNTTPSISADTAKGIVLEDQGITDTTAIDNIPPQLKILPTSISGRLVWQVIVQASNTQRLINYTYLIDASTGTIVSKWNNIAYYYTALGNVFLSPPTILNFVFWPVTLTSLLTNNGCLNGVYAFVADQNLFPPNNSMPHCIPQGVYNNGSYNDFPDTIYNLPYHTSNSTNDIMTDMVTAYYNVNKLAERLYHATSFQMHLPTMSNTLTPSTQLSIWTNMGDTLIVGNTPACHYGKLLIPSPNYNAATYPIWGSNNHIQQLTIEIGMGCDWLPSTFITSILPLKTETIYLFNDFTRDPSIIFHEYGHAILYDKGVHYSVAPIYGAYHEGFADTNAFFMTGDPHIPTWLVSEQALQRNADNNTFEPAWFASSISGSFYTSNTAFTTLSLPVTSDSHFMGEVYSGAMWDLRNRMMNTYDLSSDQVWWLDVNAADFIVENPNSNLDFSFIIQPLLTANEYEWYWAKVLYQSGLISCPIDPWHEIEGAFARHGVLQSTNVAIAIPEIGEGKSVDPTQSPINFTIYSGANTNAQLFFYNSDGSYCSSSGTISTDPSLYQSSTAYPGCSTIVPGYNQGCAVYNAASEISNCQNGKVTFAAQTCNGSNCISSASDGPPQYIDKSSGGCAVVPANVDVLFSAIMFNLLCLFIPLIFIGYLKKKRSKGAL
- a CDS encoding glycine--tRNA ligase subunit alpha; its protein translation is MYVQELIFSLNKFWSNNGCVIDQPYDIEVGAGTFHPSTFLRVLGAKPWSAAYVQPSRRPADGRYGENPNRLQRYFQYQVVMSPAPSGIQQTYLKSLKTLGIDPEKHDIRFVEDDWESPTLGAWGLGWEVWLDGMEITQFTYFQQTGGIDLINTPVEITYGTERIAMYLQNVENVYELKWNKTVTYGELYKENERQGSIYNFERADTKRLSMLFDEYEHEAKRLLNDGLYLPAYDYALKCSHVFNLLDARRAISVMERARYIARVRAMAKTVAQGYIFQTNNDLNDTNGSIGLKQ
- the glyS gene encoding glycine--tRNA ligase subunit beta produces the protein MSELFIEIGVEEIPVNEIKPAIEHISRSLWMLFTNDHLFESESNTIEEVCQTYTTPRRLAVCFNGLADKGKPVSITCTGPRKESAYDQKGKPTTAAIGFARSKGMDVSDLKVVKLEKGEFVQLELKKPGINTDVLIREQLKDIILNIPFKKSMRWVKDGISFIRPIRWFVVLYNQRVVPVSIGEIKSSSFTSGILLENKKIKVLDCKSYLNVLKSHKIIPSFDHRKSIISDQAKLIAEDVHGSAVLDNELLDTLSNLVESPVAILGTFDSRFMNLPKEVIISVMKDHQKYIPIEKNNSELLPYFIGISNNPYGDNDVIRKGYERVLHARLEDAEFYYNEDIKQPLASYVELLKGMIFNPELGSLYDKTQRIVAVSSYLCDEIGFKNKSRVTSSGREPVPFAKGGILFQPLDETSIIMTLKAAQLCKADLATRLVSEFPELQGTIGRQYLVLENKGYERIAQAIYEHHLPKGFSPELPESLIGAVVSIADKVDTLIGFFSIGEQPTGTQDPYGLRRAVIGIINTIVKFQLELDLKLIIDFGIDMYRHINDKEKLSRQIMNYILIRLKGIIKEGINMDDMLIEAVIETKPVNIIEVEQRIKALSDTVLKKEFEPVYLAYRRAINITKGYKTSNNDKVDTSLFVESYEKDLYNKYLEVYKLAQPKLANRDYKGYIKTLETLIPHVNLFFEKVLVMTENLDVRNNRLLMLTNIGMLINQLLDITKLNTGGIYGSKE